One Lachnospiraceae bacterium C1.1 genomic region harbors:
- a CDS encoding carboxylesterase family protein, whose translation MSDTVKQPETLDDIRTLLWEQYGGENKRITDADYDRTLAVKCINGTFVGRKTENVVMYRGIPYVGRQPVGELRWKAPVEAVPDDGVYEAFYNAKSAYGNGQLETGSLYYMDEDCLYLNIWKSDEASDEKKPVMVWIHGGAFEAGGTVDPMFDCHNFVKENPDVIVVTIAYRLGVFGFLHLSHLPDGKDYQDSQNIGLLDQIMALKWVHENIAGFGGDPSNVTIFGESAGAASCTLLPLIKGSHAYLRRVIAESGSINLTRSTEEAIECTDKLMEALGYSTVADLLRVDAEKLLETASSLLFLYQFPERDGRHLPKETFEACANGAMKDIDYLVGCNKDEMDFFVYSFGLDGWDEWVTRRKKGKLALLPEEEKALIDSYRNDVKGDSYEPDSRLFSQSWFNAPIIRLSEEQTKAGGKAYTYYFTPESPNPIMKCGHAIELATVFNHPEMSAETGRVFDETFSRTLRKMWVQFAKTGNPSLSAEQSPDGKAKEWPLYDLENKRVMVFDEFNVRAEKENTMKIVDWDRTYFLTKYYCI comes from the coding sequence ATGAGTGATACCGTAAAACAGCCGGAAACGCTGGATGACATCAGAACACTGCTGTGGGAACAATATGGCGGAGAGAACAAAAGGATCACTGACGCGGATTATGACAGGACGCTGGCGGTCAAATGCATCAACGGGACCTTTGTCGGAAGGAAAACGGAGAATGTCGTCATGTACAGAGGGATCCCCTATGTCGGCCGGCAGCCCGTCGGTGAGCTGCGCTGGAAGGCTCCGGTGGAGGCTGTTCCGGATGACGGCGTATATGAAGCGTTTTACAATGCGAAAAGCGCCTACGGGAACGGACAGCTGGAAACGGGGTCTCTTTATTATATGGATGAAGACTGCCTCTACCTGAATATATGGAAGTCGGATGAAGCGTCTGATGAAAAGAAGCCTGTTATGGTATGGATCCACGGCGGCGCTTTTGAAGCAGGCGGCACGGTCGATCCGATGTTTGACTGCCATAATTTCGTAAAAGAGAACCCGGACGTCATCGTCGTTACAATCGCGTACAGGCTCGGCGTCTTCGGTTTCCTGCACCTGTCCCATCTGCCGGACGGCAAAGACTATCAGGATTCGCAGAATATAGGACTTCTGGATCAGATCATGGCTCTGAAATGGGTTCATGAGAATATTGCAGGCTTTGGCGGTGATCCCAGTAATGTGACAATCTTCGGTGAATCCGCAGGTGCTGCAAGCTGCACCCTGCTTCCGCTCATCAAGGGATCTCACGCCTACCTCAGGCGCGTCATTGCCGAAAGCGGTTCGATCAATCTTACGAGATCTACGGAAGAAGCCATCGAGTGCACCGATAAACTGATGGAAGCACTCGGTTACAGTACCGTTGCCGATCTCCTGAGGGTCGATGCCGAAAAGCTCTTGGAGACGGCTTCCTCCCTGCTCTTCTTGTACCAGTTCCCGGAAAGAGACGGCAGGCACCTGCCGAAGGAAACATTTGAAGCCTGCGCGAACGGCGCGATGAAGGACATCGATTATCTTGTCGGCTGCAACAAGGATGAAATGGACTTTTTTGTATACAGCTTCGGGCTGGATGGGTGGGACGAATGGGTCACCAGGCGGAAAAAAGGAAAGCTTGCCCTGCTGCCGGAGGAGGAGAAAGCGCTGATCGACAGTTATCGTAATGACGTGAAAGGAGACAGCTATGAACCAGACAGTCGGCTGTTTAGCCAAAGCTGGTTCAATGCGCCGATCATCAGACTGTCTGAGGAACAGACAAAAGCCGGCGGAAAAGCGTATACCTATTACTTTACGCCGGAATCTCCCAATCCGATCATGAAATGCGGGCACGCAATCGAGCTTGCTACCGTATTTAATCATCCTGAGATGTCCGCCGAAACCGGAAGGGTATTTGACGAAACCTTCTCCAGGACCCTTCGCAAAATGTGGGTCCAGTTCGCCAAAACCGGCAATCCGTCCCTCAGTGCGGAGCAGTCTCCCGACGGCAAGGCGAAGGAATGGCCGCTGTACGACCTCGAGAACAAGCGGGTGATGGTCTTCGACGAATTCAATGTTCGTGCGGAAAAGGAAAACACGATGAAGATTGTTGACTGGGACAGAACCTATTTCCTGACCAAATATTACTGCATCTGA
- a CDS encoding amidohydrolase family protein has product MEARKGSITPGKDADFMVFDNDLLNAEQEGFGYNKPSEVYFSGRKVN; this is encoded by the coding sequence ATCGAGGCGCGCAAGGGTTCCATCACGCCCGGCAAGGACGCGGACTTCATGGTGTTCGACAACGACCTGCTCAACGCGGAGCAGGAGGGCTTCGGTTATAACAAGCCGAGTGAAGTGTATTTCAGCGGCAGGAAGGTTAACTAA
- a CDS encoding amidohydrolase family protein, with protein MNETGKLTGGNSADLVVYGKIFTSENQTVEAFAVKDGRYVYAGDRKGARAFIEEGRTEVIDHTGKGLVMPSCGNGHAHYFTGHAMPMVGTVVGGQDDVDKFLKEIVPAAVEKAKANGIKTVFGFGWNYHTFSKNMPTRQQLDAISTDIPIYFADEEGHKGLVNTIALVNAGIMKEDGTVLKTEIRGGEIEIGPDGTPTGFLKEQAGTYVRSFLDNDRLFSVDVAKATIKTIQDQMLSEGYTMYMDGWSQYFYNDHFYQAARQVDEAGDMNFILGLSYEIESWMNVDKTLAEADAVRKYATDHVLTNWIKLFMDGTVEGGTGFVDPLYPDGHQGLVNWTEEETTDITRKANEKGLSMHIHTMGNKAVNQCVNAFVSGGKDEMRNTVVHVRNVDQSDWQRMADHNIYATAGMLWHDMPSGAADLLKPLVPEGMEDKSYPMKTYFDYGINVSSHSDFPALSGCPDDPFGIMEIAVTCVHPTVKGDPWWYDEHLTREQALTALTINCAKQMFIEDERGSIKEGKYADFLLVDKDVLSCPADEIHTAKAQATYFEGKKVYSA; from the coding sequence ATGAACGAAACAGGTAAGCTTACAGGCGGAAACAGTGCGGATCTCGTTGTCTATGGAAAGATATTTACTTCCGAGAATCAGACAGTGGAAGCATTTGCCGTAAAGGACGGCAGGTATGTCTATGCAGGTGACAGAAAGGGAGCCAGGGCATTTATTGAAGAAGGAAGGACTGAAGTTATCGATCATACCGGCAAGGGTCTTGTGATGCCTTCCTGTGGCAACGGTCATGCACATTATTTTACGGGTCATGCCATGCCTATGGTCGGAACGGTCGTTGGCGGACAGGATGATGTGGATAAGTTTCTTAAGGAGATTGTTCCAGCTGCTGTGGAGAAGGCAAAGGCCAACGGGATAAAGACTGTATTCGGTTTCGGCTGGAATTATCATACCTTTTCTAAGAATATGCCCACCCGTCAGCAGTTGGACGCCATAAGCACTGATATTCCGATCTACTTTGCCGATGAGGAAGGCCATAAGGGACTGGTGAACACCATTGCCCTGGTTAACGCAGGGATCATGAAGGAAGACGGAACAGTATTAAAGACTGAGATCCGCGGAGGCGAGATAGAAATAGGTCCCGACGGTACACCCACCGGTTTCCTCAAGGAACAGGCAGGAACCTATGTGCGTTCCTTCCTTGACAATGACAGGCTTTTCTCGGTAGATGTTGCAAAAGCAACTATAAAGACGATCCAGGATCAGATGCTGTCAGAGGGATACACGATGTATATGGACGGATGGTCTCAATATTTCTATAACGACCATTTCTATCAGGCTGCGAGACAGGTGGACGAGGCCGGTGATATGAACTTTATATTGGGCTTAAGTTACGAGATTGAAAGCTGGATGAACGTTGATAAGACCCTTGCCGAAGCAGATGCCGTCAGAAAATACGCTACCGATCACGTATTAACGAACTGGATCAAGCTCTTTATGGACGGCACGGTTGAAGGCGGTACGGGATTCGTGGATCCGTTATATCCCGACGGACATCAGGGCCTCGTCAACTGGACGGAAGAGGAGACTACGGACATTACGCGCAAGGCTAATGAAAAAGGTCTGTCCATGCATATACATACAATGGGCAATAAGGCCGTGAATCAATGTGTCAACGCATTCGTCAGTGGCGGAAAAGATGAAATGCGTAATACTGTCGTACATGTGCGTAATGTTGATCAGTCAGACTGGCAGCGTATGGCGGATCATAATATCTATGCAACCGCAGGCATGCTGTGGCATGATATGCCATCCGGAGCAGCTGATCTCTTGAAACCTCTTGTTCCCGAAGGCATGGAGGATAAATCCTATCCCATGAAGACTTATTTCGATTACGGCATCAATGTCTCCTCACACTCTGATTTTCCTGCACTTTCCGGCTGCCCCGACGACCCATTCGGCATTATGGAGATTGCGGTTACCTGTGTTCACCCCACGGTGAAGGGAGATCCCTGGTGGTACGATGAGCACCTGACCCGCGAGCAGGCCCTGACAGCCCTGACCATTAACTGCGCAAAGCAGATGTTCATTGAAGATGAAAGAGGCAGCATCAAAGAAGGCAAATATGCGGATTTCCTCCTCGTTGACAAGGATGTGCTGTCCTGTCCGGCGGATGAGATACACACTGCCAAGGCGCAGGCTACCTATTTTGAGGGAAAGAAGGTTTACTCTGCATGA
- a CDS encoding carboxylesterase family protein, producing the protein MSGMVMMGLDEATAKMYALYGENRKITDGNYDRSLGVKCINGTFVGKKTGNIIAYKGIPFVGKQPVGNLRWKAPVDVNPDDGVYEAYYFGKAPCQVGSPGQMGGLYPQGEDCLYLNIWKADEKGTQKKPVMVWIHGGAYELGATPEPREEGTSFVQENPDIILVSIEYRLNALGFLRLSHLPDGADYPDAQNLGLMDQLAALKWIHENIAGFGGDHDNVTIFGQSAGGGSVSLLPLVEGSHKYFRRVIAQSGSPAFCRSTEQSIWCTNTLMEELGCKTVADLMKTDVDKIVQAASKVLSMPLTTPERDGKFLPKEVFDAYEKGAAKDLDIMQGCTKDECSYFVAGFGAENFMPWAENCNAEKLAQFTEEERKLAESYIKDLPGEDYDKLSHFMDQYWFNAPLIRTAENQVKGGGKTYVYYFRAESSIPMMKSGHAIELSELFNHAEETLVTGRQFDKTFSRTMRKMWVQFAKTGNPSLSADISPDGKAKEWPLYDLTDKYVMVFDEFDIRAEKESAMSIVDWDRTYFMTRYYVR; encoded by the coding sequence ATGAGTGGAATGGTAATGATGGGATTGGATGAAGCGACAGCGAAGATGTATGCTCTGTACGGAGAGAACAGAAAAATTACAGACGGGAATTATGACCGTTCGCTGGGAGTCAAGTGCATCAACGGCACTTTTGTCGGAAAGAAGACGGGGAATATCATTGCATACAAGGGTATACCCTTTGTGGGAAAGCAGCCGGTCGGGAACCTGCGCTGGAAGGCACCGGTGGATGTCAATCCGGACGACGGCGTGTACGAGGCGTACTACTTCGGAAAGGCTCCCTGTCAGGTGGGAAGTCCCGGTCAGATGGGAGGCCTCTACCCCCAGGGTGAGGACTGCCTGTATCTGAATATCTGGAAAGCTGATGAGAAAGGGACTCAGAAGAAACCGGTCATGGTGTGGATCCATGGCGGCGCCTATGAGCTCGGCGCCACACCCGAGCCCCGCGAGGAGGGTACCAGCTTCGTGCAGGAGAACCCGGATATCATCCTCGTCTCAATCGAGTACCGGCTCAACGCACTCGGATTTCTTCGTCTTTCCCATCTGCCGGACGGAGCGGATTACCCGGATGCACAGAACCTTGGCCTCATGGATCAGCTGGCGGCGCTGAAGTGGATACACGAGAATATTGCCGGATTCGGCGGCGACCATGACAACGTGACTATCTTTGGACAGTCCGCAGGAGGCGGCTCTGTTTCTTTGCTGCCTTTGGTGGAGGGCTCGCATAAGTATTTCAGGCGCGTCATCGCCCAGAGCGGTTCGCCTGCGTTCTGCAGGTCAACTGAACAGTCGATCTGGTGTACGAATACGCTGATGGAGGAGCTGGGCTGCAAAACCGTTGCTGACCTCATGAAGACTGACGTAGACAAAATCGTACAGGCTGCGTCGAAAGTGCTTTCGATGCCGCTCACCACACCGGAGCGTGACGGCAAGTTCCTTCCAAAAGAGGTATTTGATGCCTATGAGAAGGGTGCGGCAAAGGATCTTGACATCATGCAGGGCTGCACGAAGGACGAATGCAGTTACTTCGTGGCCGGGTTCGGCGCGGAGAACTTCATGCCGTGGGCGGAGAACTGCAATGCCGAGAAGCTCGCGCAGTTCACCGAGGAGGAGAGGAAGCTTGCTGAGAGCTATATAAAAGACCTTCCGGGCGAGGATTATGACAAACTCAGCCACTTTATGGATCAGTACTGGTTTAACGCACCGCTTATCAGAACGGCAGAAAACCAGGTCAAGGGCGGTGGAAAGACATACGTCTACTATTTCAGGGCAGAGTCTTCCATTCCAATGATGAAGAGCGGACACGCGATAGAGCTCTCGGAGCTGTTCAACCATGCTGAGGAGACTTTAGTCACGGGAAGACAGTTTGACAAAACTTTTTCCAGGACGATGCGGAAAATGTGGGTGCAGTTCGCTAAGACCGGCAATCCCTCTCTTTCTGCTGACATTTCGCCTGATGGCAAAGCTAAGGAATGGCCGCTTTATGACCTTACGGATAAGTACGTGATGGTCTTTGACGAGTTCGACATCCGTGCTGAGAAGGAGTCCGCCATGAGTATCGTGGATTGGGACAGAACCTACTTCATGACCAGGTACTACGTCCGTTAG
- a CDS encoding carboxylesterase family protein translates to MKREFKDLIRLESYESLNSEIKGDYDKTHAVKCINGTFVGTEEHGVAQWLGIPFAKPPVSERRFKAPE, encoded by the coding sequence ATGAAAAGAGAATTTAAGGATTTGATCAGATTGGAGTCATACGAGAGCCTGAACAGTGAGATCAAGGGAGACTATGACAAGACTCATGCTGTGAAGTGCATAAACGGCACCTTCGTCGGAACCGAGGAGCACGGGGTCGCACAGTGGCTGGGTATCCCCTTTGCGAAGCCGCCCGTGAGCGAGCGCCGCTTCAAGGCACCGGAATAA
- a CDS encoding amidohydrolase family protein — protein MKADKIIKNAKIFTSDKDKPEASALVVKDGKFVYVGDEAGLSEYEGEVTDLGGKFIMPGIIDSHVHVTIPVGFEYADMGERLEPNGKQEALDIMARRIKENPGQKRYRFLLEKKYLNGEDIVKEDLDAICPDAELQIQEGEGHSIWVNSKILERHGITDDTPDPIPGLAIYVRKDGHVTGNCIEGAAEIPIILDSSMELSDEQVDAALKRWIDFCVEYGVSCVFDAGLPGDAKFHEKVYKRLKALDEQGKLPVYVDGSLVINAERDAKEGLEEVKRFNREYNTEHLKVHTMKIFMDGTQKIHTAAMVTPYVDVDTVGTTAFSAEGICELLKNLNEANLDLHLHTVGERASRTVLDGYEMAKKELGDSLKVRVTCAHLEIEDDADLDRFAKLGVIANFTPHWHAGTPDESAKWLGMDRACKQFRCKTVWDSGALVAWSSDNITFMDFMTWNPYLGMEVGMTRKITEKTRNYEFARCATVFPPEDERMNIEEMLLGFTINGAKQLGIEDKKGSITAGKDADYLVFDQDLLTAEKDGFSNNKPTDVYFAGKKVN, from the coding sequence ATGAAAGCAGACAAGATCATCAAAAACGCGAAAATCTTCACATCGGATAAGGACAAGCCGGAGGCTTCCGCCCTTGTGGTAAAGGACGGCAAGTTCGTCTATGTGGGTGACGAGGCTGGTCTTTCGGAATATGAGGGAGAGGTCACTGACCTCGGCGGCAAATTCATCATGCCCGGCATCATCGACAGTCATGTCCATGTAACTATCCCTGTAGGATTTGAATATGCTGATATGGGAGAACGCCTTGAGCCTAACGGCAAACAGGAGGCTCTGGACATTATGGCCAGGCGCATCAAGGAGAACCCCGGTCAGAAGCGTTACAGATTCCTTCTGGAGAAAAAGTATCTTAACGGAGAGGATATCGTAAAGGAGGATCTCGATGCCATCTGTCCTGATGCCGAGCTTCAGATCCAGGAAGGCGAGGGACACAGTATCTGGGTAAACTCAAAGATCCTTGAAAGACATGGTATTACAGACGACACACCCGATCCCATACCGGGGCTTGCTATTTATGTGCGTAAGGACGGACATGTGACAGGAAACTGCATTGAAGGCGCAGCGGAAATACCTATCATCCTCGACAGCTCGATGGAGCTTTCCGATGAACAGGTTGATGCAGCCCTTAAACGCTGGATTGACTTTTGCGTTGAGTACGGAGTGAGCTGCGTCTTTGATGCCGGTCTTCCGGGGGACGCAAAGTTCCATGAGAAGGTGTATAAGCGTCTGAAGGCTCTTGATGAACAGGGCAAGCTGCCCGTTTATGTTGACGGAAGCCTTGTGATCAACGCTGAGCGGGATGCCAAGGAGGGGCTTGAGGAGGTGAAGCGCTTCAATCGTGAGTACAACACGGAGCACCTTAAGGTTCATACCATGAAGATCTTCATGGACGGTACACAGAAGATCCATACCGCTGCCATGGTCACCCCTTATGTGGATGTAGATACGGTCGGAACTACTGCTTTTTCCGCAGAGGGAATCTGTGAGCTTTTGAAAAACCTCAATGAGGCGAATCTGGATCTTCATCTTCACACTGTGGGAGAGCGCGCGTCACGCACAGTACTTGATGGCTATGAAATGGCCAAAAAGGAGCTGGGAGACAGCTTAAAGGTAAGGGTTACCTGTGCTCATCTGGAGATTGAGGATGACGCGGATCTGGATCGTTTCGCAAAGCTTGGCGTGATCGCGAATTTCACACCGCACTGGCATGCGGGAACCCCGGATGAGTCTGCTAAATGGCTGGGCATGGATCGCGCATGCAAGCAGTTCCGCTGCAAGACGGTCTGGGACAGCGGTGCTCTGGTCGCATGGTCCAGTGATAACATCACTTTCATGGATTTTATGACATGGAATCCTTACCTTGGTATGGAAGTCGGCATGACACGTAAGATCACCGAAAAGACCAGAAATTATGAATTTGCAAGATGCGCTACGGTATTCCCTCCGGAAGATGAGAGAATGAATATCGAAGAGATGCTGCTGGGCTTTACGATCAACGGCGCGAAGCAGCTTGGCATAGAGGATAAAAAGGGATCGATCACTGCCGGCAAGGACGCGGACTATCTGGTATTTGATCAAGACCTGCTTACGGCAGAAAAGGATGGCTTTAGCAATAACAAGCCGACGGATGTGTACTTTGCCGGAAAGAAAGTAAATTGA
- a CDS encoding carboxylesterase family protein produces MKKLFTIDDFMVAFISAMGYGFGYTIPMHLGWPQLACMVSCFALGIALEELISKLVFSKTVQQKTANRIFTYVAILLVFLLAEFVSMRLLGASLVEDLEEEFVWVVGPPILGLVVNLCIRGYRVRKIRKLYGDGSEGYVFDVADKDIEQVNRQNRAVHGGYDAECAVRTRTGTYVGEKYKKTRIFMGIPYAKPPVGELRWKAPEPLPASEEVFEAKNFGASAIQVEHKGSIIRHHRQSEDCLTLNIAAGAEKTEAKKPVLVLFHHGDFTYGSAVDPLLYGGDYVNTNQDIVLVSFNYRLGIFGFIDFSEVPGGEACPDALNLGLLDQIAALKWIRENIAAFGGDPDQITVLGFESGATSICLLAASEQAKGLFKRAFVFNGSPESAYDTPDASRTLAKALLKETNTSTMEELLQLDTQALKDALQRLWMNMCAPTCDGKLVPKKVYEAYRNGAASGIEFIVGITGGKMQVFRSAVGSKNYEDAVNAAVDNQQGYLDGSIAEAVRAYIEAQTSASSELEAKSKLVGQWIALGVYRVAAKLSQGGNKVHLMYWDERALIENLGSGTADVLATLLGNGEALQMYGSVMNADLSETLQALLQKFVSGDALQLYRNEISGFGGLDWKAFPRALIVADGKLACDTIEDKITEVKGLLDYMVK; encoded by the coding sequence ATGAAAAAGCTATTTACAATCGATGATTTTATGGTAGCGTTCATCTCGGCAATGGGATATGGCTTTGGCTATACGATCCCGATGCATCTGGGCTGGCCGCAGCTTGCGTGCATGGTGTCCTGCTTTGCCCTCGGAATTGCGCTGGAAGAACTCATCAGTAAGCTTGTTTTCAGCAAAACAGTCCAGCAAAAAACGGCCAACCGGATATTCACTTATGTGGCAATCCTGCTCGTTTTCCTGCTCGCCGAGTTTGTTTCCATGCGTTTACTGGGCGCATCCCTGGTGGAAGACCTGGAGGAGGAGTTTGTGTGGGTTGTGGGTCCTCCAATTCTCGGTCTTGTGGTGAATCTGTGCATCCGTGGATATCGTGTCCGAAAGATCCGCAAGCTTTACGGGGACGGAAGCGAGGGTTATGTGTTCGATGTTGCGGATAAGGACATCGAGCAGGTGAACCGGCAGAACCGGGCCGTTCACGGTGGATATGATGCCGAGTGCGCGGTCAGGACGCGAACCGGCACCTATGTCGGGGAGAAGTACAAGAAGACACGAATCTTTATGGGCATTCCATATGCAAAGCCGCCGGTAGGGGAACTCAGATGGAAGGCACCCGAGCCGCTCCCTGCGTCAGAGGAAGTATTTGAGGCAAAGAACTTCGGTGCTTCGGCCATACAGGTGGAGCACAAGGGTTCGATCATAAGGCATCACCGGCAGAGCGAGGACTGCCTGACCCTGAATATTGCCGCCGGAGCCGAAAAGACAGAGGCGAAAAAGCCGGTGCTCGTGCTGTTCCACCATGGCGATTTTACCTATGGCAGCGCGGTCGATCCGCTGCTGTACGGCGGAGATTATGTAAATACAAATCAGGATATCGTGCTTGTCAGCTTTAATTATCGTCTCGGTATATTCGGGTTCATTGATTTTTCGGAGGTTCCCGGCGGGGAGGCCTGCCCGGACGCCCTGAACCTCGGGCTGCTGGATCAAATCGCGGCTCTGAAGTGGATCAGGGAAAACATCGCCGCCTTCGGAGGCGATCCCGATCAGATCACGGTGCTGGGCTTCGAGTCAGGTGCGACTAGTATCTGCCTATTAGCCGCCAGTGAGCAGGCGAAGGGACTGTTTAAGAGGGCTTTCGTGTTCAATGGCAGCCCGGAGTCTGCCTATGATACGCCGGATGCTTCCAGAACTCTGGCGAAAGCGCTGCTGAAAGAAACAAACACTTCGACAATGGAGGAACTCTTGCAGCTGGATACACAAGCCCTAAAGGATGCTTTACAAAGGCTTTGGATGAATATGTGCGCACCGACCTGTGACGGAAAACTGGTCCCTAAGAAGGTGTATGAGGCATATCGGAACGGAGCCGCTTCGGGTATCGAGTTTATCGTCGGCATTACCGGCGGGAAAATGCAGGTGTTCCGGTCCGCCGTTGGCAGTAAGAACTACGAGGACGCGGTAAACGCAGCTGTGGATAACCAGCAGGGATATTTGGACGGTTCCATCGCCGAGGCGGTGCGGGCGTATATCGAGGCTCAGACATCGGCTTCGTCTGAGCTTGAGGCGAAATCAAAGCTGGTTGGGCAATGGATAGCGCTGGGTGTTTATCGAGTCGCGGCAAAGTTATCGCAGGGTGGAAACAAGGTGCATCTGATGTACTGGGACGAAAGGGCGCTGATCGAGAACCTGGGTTCGGGCACCGCAGATGTTCTCGCAACATTGCTCGGAAACGGAGAAGCGTTACAGATGTACGGCAGCGTGATGAATGCGGATCTGTCCGAGACGCTCCAGGCTCTGCTGCAAAAATTCGTCAGCGGAGATGCCCTGCAGCTGTATCGCAACGAGATTTCGGGCTTCGGCGGTCTCGACTGGAAGGCTTTTCCCCGGGCGCTTATCGTTGCGGACGGGAAATTAGCGTGCGATACGATTGAAGACAAAATAACAGAGGTTAAAGGTTTATTGGACTATATGGTGAAATAA
- a CDS encoding amidohydrolase, with protein sequence MAQTADRVYRNAKVYSIALDGTETHAQAVAIKDGKFVYVGDEAGVKEWIGESTEVIDCNGKSVIPGLGDAHNHVANAAKKFATCSFSSIVPDPKKDTPEGVVKKLQDILKAYVDEHRDAPVIRGLGWDRTWFSGGLQGIVRPFTRHDIDVVVPDKPAVLMSYCGHRVLLNTKALEVAGVTKDTDDHNGLIVREADGSPSGYIKEPVTFLPIIDSIPNYDFSPEEHRASLKECFDMFNETGFTLLCDCLQCASYPILTDMAKKGEFTVRVSGVHNVNDATRDEDMERAIANRTKFDVEGLFTVDTVKYFADGQFSMIELYADTSINHKPGTREPLLWDEAHMEESMALANKEGFNIHTHAMGSYAIRKVIDCYENAQKLYPNPRIRNIIAHDTFIAPEDRVRMGRSHIIASNQPAWFNDNPTEEPIMVADWGEDVVRQTYPSKSLIDNGVVCAYGSDFFVSPSYGITAIQVAMTRRHVRRDPTYELFKDVPAALPEECVSLKEALQAHTIHPAYQAHLEDITGSIEVGKSAELVVLDSDIESVPVEGIQDIQVLETVFMGKTVFKKA encoded by the coding sequence ATGGCTCAGACTGCAGACAGGGTTTACAGAAACGCAAAAGTCTATTCCATCGCATTGGATGGAACGGAAACACATGCACAGGCGGTTGCCATCAAGGACGGCAAATTCGTGTATGTTGGTGACGAGGCGGGAGTAAAGGAGTGGATCGGAGAGAGCACGGAAGTTATCGATTGTAACGGAAAGAGTGTCATCCCCGGTCTTGGAGATGCGCACAATCATGTTGCTAATGCAGCGAAAAAATTCGCAACATGCAGCTTCAGCTCTATTGTGCCGGATCCCAAAAAGGACACGCCCGAGGGAGTGGTAAAGAAGCTTCAGGACATTTTGAAAGCCTATGTCGATGAGCACAGGGATGCTCCTGTAATCCGTGGACTGGGATGGGACAGAACATGGTTTTCAGGAGGACTTCAGGGTATCGTGAGACCGTTTACCAGACATGATATTGATGTGGTCGTACCGGATAAACCTGCTGTTCTTATGTCATACTGCGGACACAGGGTCCTCTTAAATACAAAGGCACTTGAAGTGGCAGGAGTGACGAAGGATACGGATGATCATAACGGGCTGATCGTAAGGGAGGCGGACGGAAGTCCCAGCGGCTATATAAAGGAGCCTGTTACCTTTCTTCCCATCATTGACAGTATTCCAAACTATGATTTTTCGCCGGAGGAACACAGGGCTTCTCTGAAGGAATGCTTTGATATGTTTAACGAAACCGGATTTACGCTGCTGTGTGACTGTCTGCAGTGTGCATCTTATCCGATTCTTACCGATATGGCAAAGAAGGGTGAATTTACTGTCAGAGTATCCGGCGTTCATAATGTCAACGATGCGACCCGGGATGAAGACATGGAAAGAGCGATCGCAAACCGCACGAAGTTTGATGTGGAAGGGCTTTTCACCGTGGACACGGTAAAATACTTCGCGGATGGTCAGTTTTCAATGATCGAGCTCTATGCGGATACTTCAATCAACCATAAGCCGGGCACCAGAGAGCCGCTCCTCTGGGATGAAGCGCATATGGAGGAGTCCATGGCACTTGCCAACAAGGAGGGCTTCAATATCCATACACATGCCATGGGAAGCTATGCCATCCGCAAAGTGATCGACTGCTATGAGAACGCGCAGAAGCTGTACCCGAATCCAAGGATCAGAAACATTATTGCGCATGATACATTTATTGCGCCAGAGGACAGGGTACGTATGGGCAGGAGCCATATCATCGCCAGCAATCAGCCGGCATGGTTCAATGATAATCCTACCGAAGAACCGATCATGGTCGCTGACTGGGGCGAGGATGTCGTCAGACAGACGTATCCCAGTAAATCACTGATCGACAATGGTGTAGTGTGTGCTTACGGATCGGATTTCTTTGTCAGTCCCTCCTATGGTATTACGGCTATCCAGGTGGCCATGACGAGAAGACATGTCAGGAGGGATCCGACTTATGAGCTGTTCAAGGATGTTCCCGCCGCCTTACCGGAGGAATGTGTGAGCCTTAAGGAAGCACTTCAGGCACATACGATCCATCCCGCATATCAGGCTCATCTTGAAGATATCACAGGCTCCATCGAGGTTGGAAAATCAGCGGAGCTGGTAGTTCTGGACAGTGACATTGAATCCGTTCCTGTGGAAGGTATTCAGGATATTCAGGTGCTTGAAACTGTGTTTATGGGTAAAACGGTATTCAAAAAAGCCTGA